One segment of Leptospira montravelensis DNA contains the following:
- a CDS encoding TrmH family RNA methyltransferase — protein sequence MQIIHSAQDPRLSAYQLLKAKEEPSDKFVADHEKTVVRLLMSNLEVESVFCMPKYWEKHKDLIRSKLLNINKCFVAEKSIFEETIGFSVHQGFMAIGYQKWSSLSEVESPILAVNYIVDSENIGSILRTAAAFGIRTVIVDGKSASPYLRRSVRVSMGSLFQIQLVRDNNLTETLNYLKVSGHTILSLSLPREGEHLLSKTKPVYEIEKQNNIVLIVGNESEGISPDVLNISDQLVFIPMKNQIDSLNVSHALAVALSHLLV from the coding sequence AGACTTTCCGCTTACCAACTGCTCAAAGCTAAGGAAGAACCTTCCGACAAATTCGTTGCGGATCACGAAAAAACAGTCGTTAGGTTACTCATGTCTAACCTTGAGGTTGAATCTGTTTTTTGTATGCCAAAGTATTGGGAAAAACATAAAGACCTAATCCGATCCAAACTATTGAATATTAACAAATGTTTTGTTGCTGAGAAATCAATATTTGAGGAAACCATTGGGTTTTCTGTGCACCAAGGATTCATGGCAATCGGTTATCAAAAGTGGAGTTCCTTATCTGAAGTGGAATCTCCTATTTTAGCAGTAAACTATATAGTCGACAGCGAAAACATTGGATCCATCTTAAGGACAGCCGCAGCATTTGGAATCCGAACAGTCATTGTTGATGGTAAATCTGCTTCGCCATATCTCAGGCGTAGTGTCAGAGTTTCAATGGGTTCTTTATTTCAAATTCAATTAGTTCGTGATAACAATCTAACCGAAACATTAAATTATTTGAAAGTCTCAGGACATACCATTTTATCACTTAGCCTTCCGCGTGAAGGCGAACATTTATTATCGAAAACGAAACCGGTTTACGAAATTGAAAAACAAAATAATATCGTATTAATAGTTGGTAATGAATCAGAAGGAATATCTCCAGATGTTCTAAATATTTCAGACCAACTTGTCTTCATTCCGATGAAAAACCAGATTGATTCTTTAAATGTCTCACATGCGCTTGCAGTCGCTTTGTCACATCTGCTAGTTTAA
- a CDS encoding serine/threonine protein kinase produces the protein MDLNHSFYQLTPDSILNALESLGYELTGRFYPLNSVENRVYDIETSNSGRIVVKFYRPGKWTRDEILEEHKFLQELISEEIPVLTPITIEGNTLFEWSGIFFAIWPLRNGRIVEEIAGPDLERVGALLGRIHAVGKRSNSTHRPILDIPSYGLESLNFILDKHLIPNSALAERYKTTALRSFEIFETLVKEYQIPFQRIHGDCHKGNLLVSQEGYSILDFDDFLTGPIVQDFWMLLPLGESDRRNDLFQFLQGYTMFAEFDENWLKLVEPLRIIRYIHYAAWIAKRWEDPSFPSLFPHFGSEEFWLKETVDLESAKKDLEEQSYDDNPNPIETESEMTNKDFFWDWEN, from the coding sequence TTGGATCTTAATCATTCATTCTATCAGCTAACACCTGACTCTATTTTAAATGCACTTGAGTCATTGGGTTACGAACTTACCGGTAGGTTTTATCCATTAAATAGCGTTGAAAATCGTGTTTATGATATAGAAACTTCAAATTCTGGGCGTATCGTTGTAAAGTTTTACCGTCCTGGAAAATGGACTAGAGATGAAATTCTAGAAGAGCATAAGTTTTTACAAGAACTCATTTCGGAAGAAATTCCTGTGCTGACGCCAATTACAATAGAAGGGAATACTTTATTTGAGTGGTCAGGAATTTTCTTTGCAATTTGGCCACTTAGGAATGGTAGGATTGTAGAAGAAATCGCTGGCCCAGATTTAGAAAGAGTCGGTGCACTGCTTGGAAGGATTCACGCAGTTGGAAAAAGGTCCAACTCCACCCATCGTCCTATTTTGGATATTCCTTCTTATGGATTGGAATCGTTAAACTTTATTCTAGATAAACATCTAATACCAAACAGTGCTTTGGCGGAAAGATATAAGACAACTGCTTTAAGGTCTTTTGAAATATTTGAAACTTTAGTAAAGGAATACCAAATTCCATTCCAACGCATTCATGGAGATTGTCACAAAGGGAATTTGTTAGTTTCGCAAGAAGGTTACAGTATCTTAGATTTTGATGATTTTTTAACAGGTCCCATCGTACAAGATTTTTGGATGTTACTTCCGCTAGGTGAATCTGACCGAAGAAATGATTTGTTTCAATTTTTACAAGGTTATACTATGTTTGCTGAGTTTGATGAAAATTGGTTAAAATTGGTAGAACCTCTACGTATCATTAGATACATTCATTATGCCGCATGGATTGCGAAACGATGGGAAGATCCTTCTTTCCCATCGTTATTTCCACATTTTGGATCAGAAGAATTTTGGTTGAAAGAAACGGTTGATTTAGAATCTGCAAAAAAAGATCTAGAAGAACAATCTTATGACGATAATCCTAACCCGATAGAAACCGAATCTGAAATGACAAATAAAGATTTTTTTTGGGATTGGGAAAACTAA
- the dgcR gene encoding diguanylate cyclase DgcR has protein sequence MEKVRKKILIIEDSELQRKLLNRWISNHGYTPLDAVSLSEAREIISNDQVDVVLLDWELPDGSGIELISEIFSSSPIGWLPIIMVTGHTEPENLKLAIEAGATDYITKPAKEIELLARIFSALRMKSLHDQLRETAIRDVMTGLYNRRYMEERIDQEFQRCKRHKHNLSLAMIDIDFFKKVNDTYGHETGDLVLKRISFELKTSLRKSDIISRFGGEEFVIVFPETGVSDAAMVLDKIRESVSGMDLKSDAGQIFKVSFSGGVAGGDITEIENPVELLRIADKLLYEAKSSGRNRIIS, from the coding sequence ATGGAGAAAGTAAGAAAAAAAATTCTCATCATTGAGGATTCCGAATTACAAAGAAAACTTCTCAACCGGTGGATTTCAAATCATGGATACACTCCTTTGGATGCAGTTTCTCTTTCTGAAGCCAGGGAGATTATTAGTAATGACCAAGTTGATGTTGTACTCCTTGATTGGGAACTACCAGATGGTTCTGGGATTGAGTTGATATCGGAAATATTCTCTTCTTCTCCTATCGGTTGGCTACCGATCATAATGGTCACTGGTCATACAGAGCCAGAGAACTTAAAACTTGCTATTGAAGCCGGCGCTACTGATTACATAACAAAACCCGCAAAAGAGATTGAACTTTTGGCTAGGATTTTCAGTGCTTTGAGGATGAAATCATTACACGATCAATTACGTGAAACTGCAATTCGAGATGTGATGACAGGTTTATATAACCGTCGTTACATGGAAGAAAGAATAGATCAAGAGTTTCAAAGATGTAAAAGGCATAAACATAATTTATCACTTGCTATGATAGATATTGATTTCTTTAAAAAAGTAAACGATACCTACGGTCATGAAACAGGCGATTTAGTCTTAAAAAGGATCTCCTTTGAATTAAAAACCTCACTAAGGAAATCAGATATTATTTCTCGATTTGGTGGTGAAGAGTTTGTCATTGTATTTCCGGAAACTGGAGTTTCTGACGCCGCTATGGTTCTAGATAAAATTAGAGAATCGGTTTCTGGTATGGATTTAAAATCAGATGCAGGACAGATTTTCAAAGTTTCCTTTAGTGGCGGAGTTGCCGGTGGTGACATTACAGAAATAGAAAATCCAGTTGAATTACTTAGAATTGCAGACAAACTCTTATATGAAGCAAAGTCCTCGGGTCGAAATCGTATCATAAGTTAA
- a CDS encoding glucan biosynthesis protein, producing the protein MKKLNIYLALIALVLCVVIIIRKNDLTLNQLATLMAISTPNELFDFNTVDSIAKLKLKSKYTPTPEFKIPGLDGISYDDYRQIEYKPDVAIWKNLALPYQLHFFHPGHIYSNGIQIYEVINEKPIEIPYDASRFNFGDLPLTDSFTELTKNLHYTGFRVHYPINQKEILEEFLVFQGSSYFRAISKGQVYGLSGRGLAINTGPQEKEEFPIFESFYIKRPQKTDSAITIYAIMNSESVVGSYEFLIKPGEVTTIDVKTKIYLRKKIKRLGFAPITSMYLYGESDNPILGNIHPEVHDSDGLLIQNKIGDWEWRPLINPKKTQLTRISLDSPKGYGLIQRDRKFKSYQDEKLKYHLRPSVWVEPKGDWGKGNLYLLEFTTNLDSDDNITTFWEPSIPPNLNEGYEFQYTLHYTERSPLKHTLGKASAFYRGVDPLFPKEKVFTLYFTGDYLKSLDKKTIINANIQNDKIPPEQIRYKIEKISELDQWRLQIWYPSFVNESNWLIFLESQNQRITETWIYRDGLSK; encoded by the coding sequence ATGAAGAAACTGAACATATATCTTGCACTCATTGCCTTGGTATTGTGTGTCGTCATCATCATTAGGAAAAACGATCTGACGTTAAATCAATTGGCTACCTTAATGGCAATTTCCACTCCCAATGAGTTATTCGACTTCAACACTGTGGATTCAATTGCTAAACTAAAATTGAAATCAAAATATACTCCCACTCCTGAATTTAAAATTCCTGGTCTAGATGGAATTAGCTACGATGATTATAGACAAATCGAATACAAACCTGATGTTGCTATTTGGAAAAATCTTGCTTTACCCTACCAACTTCATTTCTTTCATCCAGGCCATATTTACAGCAACGGAATTCAAATTTATGAAGTGATTAATGAGAAACCTATAGAAATACCTTATGATGCATCACGTTTTAATTTTGGTGACTTACCACTCACTGATTCTTTCACAGAACTTACAAAAAATCTTCACTATACGGGCTTTCGCGTTCATTATCCTATCAATCAAAAAGAAATCTTGGAAGAATTTTTAGTCTTTCAAGGCTCATCCTATTTCCGAGCCATATCAAAAGGCCAAGTCTACGGGTTATCAGGCAGAGGGCTTGCCATCAACACAGGACCCCAAGAAAAAGAAGAATTCCCGATCTTCGAAAGTTTTTATATCAAACGCCCACAAAAAACAGACTCTGCCATTACGATATACGCAATCATGAATAGTGAATCAGTAGTTGGTTCTTATGAATTTTTGATTAAACCAGGCGAAGTAACAACCATTGATGTTAAGACAAAAATTTACCTACGTAAAAAAATCAAACGACTTGGTTTTGCCCCTATCACTTCCATGTATTTATACGGAGAATCTGATAACCCTATCTTGGGAAACATACATCCTGAAGTACACGACTCTGATGGTCTTCTCATCCAAAACAAAATCGGTGATTGGGAATGGAGACCTTTAATCAACCCCAAAAAAACCCAACTAACAAGAATTTCTCTCGATTCACCAAAAGGTTATGGACTAATCCAAAGAGACCGTAAGTTCAAAAGTTACCAAGATGAAAAACTAAAATACCATTTGCGTCCAAGTGTTTGGGTTGAACCCAAAGGAGATTGGGGTAAAGGAAATTTATATTTACTGGAGTTCACAACCAATTTGGATTCAGATGATAATATCACCACTTTTTGGGAACCTTCCATCCCACCGAACCTAAATGAAGGTTACGAATTTCAATACACACTTCATTACACTGAAAGATCACCCCTAAAACATACACTAGGAAAAGCATCCGCATTTTACAGAGGAGTTGATCCCCTCTTCCCAAAGGAGAAAGTATTTACCTTGTATTTTACAGGTGACTATTTAAAATCTTTGGACAAAAAAACTATAATCAACGCCAACATCCAAAACGATAAAATTCCTCCTGAACAAATTCGTTATAAAATTGAAAAAATATCTGAGTTGGATCAGTGGCGTTTGCAAATCTGGTATCCTTCTTTTGTAAATGAGTCCAATTGGTTAATTTTCCTTGAAAGTCAAAACCAAAGAATCACCGAAACTTGGATCTATAGAGACGGATTATCCAAATAA
- the mdoH gene encoding glucans biosynthesis glucosyltransferase MdoH has translation MIHIHRSLFFLIFITPVLIGFSLFIEIISFRGIEIAEYYQFITFMFLLPMLSYGASTSLFGFLISLKKNADTLLKAKQIPKSELDFALLESIDVAVVMPVYEENEISIFSRIKVIYESVEKIHKLPKLDFFILSDTRTPEKWIKEEAAYLELCESTNNFFNFHYRRRKSNLNGKSGNIADFCRRWGKKYKYMVILDADSLVSGELIIQLIANMEKNPKAGIIQTGTKIFRTTTLFQKLTEFSSYLFSPFFLKGANFWQINSSGYWGHNAILRVKPFMEHCALPHLPEYGGLGGKILSHDTVEAALMRKAGFEVLCAYELEGSYEENPPNIIDTLKRDQRWCQGNLQHFWFLFGKKIPTINRIHILNGILSYLNSPIWMFYIILSLWNYLEDSKYLNYSMLPEEYEFFKSQIYDPLYIKLLYLSLLLLFLPRILSFISLPALEILRKFPAFLLETTFSILIAPIYMIYHSIFVFSILLNKRISWGPQNRDANSEYNISYIVSSFFGVTILGFACAYISYTHSTMLFILTMPIWIGWISAIPLVILTGKEFKTLNKILSISFWKPDTHLIGRLEEELKTHKNCYLEGRELFFALVHPIFHNRHKQLQGNKLYSSKLPKSIENDFLTLLNQGPDYLEKKSLLKILSNRELLDSFFGKFWTSKKTDWGNYWKTIWEEINPSFFPSISNNKKNDSNLQ, from the coding sequence ATGATACATATCCATCGCAGTTTATTTTTCCTAATTTTCATCACTCCCGTTTTAATAGGATTTAGTTTATTCATAGAAATTATTTCCTTCCGGGGTATCGAAATCGCAGAATATTACCAATTCATAACTTTCATGTTCCTCTTACCTATGTTGTCGTATGGAGCAAGCACTTCTCTATTTGGGTTTTTAATTTCCCTAAAAAAGAATGCTGACACTCTCTTAAAAGCAAAACAGATCCCAAAAAGCGAATTAGATTTCGCCTTATTAGAGTCTATCGACGTTGCCGTTGTTATGCCTGTATATGAAGAAAATGAAATTTCAATATTTTCCAGAATCAAAGTAATCTATGAGTCAGTAGAAAAAATTCATAAACTACCAAAACTAGACTTTTTCATTCTTAGTGATACAAGAACACCCGAAAAGTGGATCAAAGAAGAAGCAGCCTATTTAGAGTTATGCGAATCTACAAACAACTTTTTTAACTTCCACTACCGCAGACGTAAAAGTAATCTCAACGGGAAAAGTGGCAACATTGCAGATTTTTGCAGAAGATGGGGGAAAAAATACAAATACATGGTCATTCTAGATGCAGACAGCCTTGTATCCGGAGAACTTATCATACAACTCATCGCAAATATGGAAAAAAACCCAAAGGCAGGAATCATACAAACCGGAACAAAAATATTCCGAACTACTACCTTATTCCAAAAATTAACCGAATTCTCTTCCTACTTATTTAGCCCTTTTTTCTTAAAAGGTGCTAACTTCTGGCAAATTAATTCTTCTGGATACTGGGGACACAACGCTATCTTAAGAGTCAAACCGTTTATGGAGCATTGTGCTCTTCCCCACTTACCAGAATATGGTGGTCTTGGTGGAAAAATTTTGAGCCACGATACCGTCGAAGCTGCGTTAATGAGAAAGGCTGGTTTTGAAGTTTTGTGTGCTTATGAATTGGAAGGTAGTTATGAGGAAAATCCACCTAATATAATTGATACACTCAAACGCGACCAACGTTGGTGCCAAGGGAACTTACAACATTTCTGGTTCCTTTTCGGCAAAAAAATCCCAACTATAAACCGAATCCATATTCTTAATGGAATTTTATCCTATCTGAACTCACCGATTTGGATGTTTTATATCATTTTAAGTTTATGGAACTATTTGGAAGACAGCAAATATTTAAATTATTCCATGTTACCTGAAGAATATGAATTCTTCAAATCACAAATATATGATCCGCTCTACATAAAGTTATTATATCTTTCTTTATTATTACTTTTTTTGCCAAGGATACTCAGTTTCATAAGTCTCCCTGCCTTAGAAATCCTTAGAAAATTTCCAGCCTTTCTTCTTGAAACCACATTTTCAATTTTGATAGCACCAATTTATATGATCTATCATAGTATCTTCGTTTTTTCTATTTTATTAAACAAAAGAATTAGTTGGGGTCCACAAAACCGTGACGCCAATTCAGAATACAATATATCTTATATAGTTTCCTCCTTTTTCGGAGTGACCATTCTCGGCTTTGCTTGTGCTTATATCAGTTATACGCATTCCACAATGTTATTTATATTAACAATGCCAATATGGATTGGCTGGATTTCTGCCATCCCTTTGGTAATCCTTACGGGAAAAGAATTTAAAACTTTAAACAAAATCCTAAGTATATCTTTTTGGAAACCCGATACCCATTTAATCGGTCGTTTGGAAGAAGAGCTAAAAACGCATAAAAACTGTTACCTCGAAGGTCGCGAATTATTTTTTGCCTTAGTTCATCCGATCTTTCACAATAGACATAAACAACTCCAAGGGAACAAACTCTATTCTTCCAAACTTCCCAAATCAATAGAAAACGATTTTTTAACTCTACTGAACCAAGGACCAGATTATTTAGAAAAAAAATCTCTGCTAAAAATTTTATCCAATAGAGAATTATTGGATTCTTTTTTTGGGAAATTTTGGACTTCAAAAAAAACAGACTGGGGGAATTACTGGAAAACCATTTGGGAAGAAATCAACCCATCTTTTTTTCCATCAATTTCCAATAATAAGAAGAACGATTCAAATCTTCAATAA
- a CDS encoding YheT family hydrolase: MSLFKPLPIFSGPLVQSFMASFKSKSDKRYAHSIAGEWRSVKSKDGTTLLARIHEVSEPKGLVILVHGWEGSIHSSYIVRTTKHFLKKGFSVYRFNLRDHGDTHHLNEGIFNGSLLPETYEAVRELVKIFGKQGPVYLAGFSLGGNFVLRMAARHSLSKIGDQIPGLKHCFAFSPALDPKSATIKMDEHPFLRKYFLNSWKSSLVKKANLFPHLYSFHDLDDYQSVMHLTEKMVKEFSQFLSVDEYFNSYTLNDLFFKSVRIPTTILTSMDDPVIPWKEFADIPPSSYLEVVIESKGGHCGFIEDLNRSSYYWKLMEKKMG; encoded by the coding sequence ATGAGCCTCTTTAAACCCTTACCTATTTTTTCTGGTCCCTTGGTTCAGTCTTTTATGGCTTCATTTAAATCTAAGTCAGATAAAAGATATGCTCACTCTATTGCGGGTGAATGGAGGTCAGTGAAATCAAAAGATGGAACTACGCTTCTTGCTCGCATTCATGAGGTGTCCGAGCCGAAAGGTCTGGTGATATTGGTTCACGGTTGGGAGGGAAGTATTCACTCCAGTTATATTGTCAGAACGACTAAGCATTTTTTGAAGAAAGGATTTTCTGTATACCGGTTTAATTTACGAGATCACGGTGATACTCATCATTTAAATGAAGGTATCTTTAATGGGAGTCTGCTTCCTGAAACTTATGAAGCCGTGAGAGAACTAGTGAAAATTTTTGGGAAACAAGGCCCAGTTTATTTGGCAGGATTTTCGTTAGGTGGGAATTTTGTTTTGCGAATGGCAGCGCGCCACTCCCTTTCAAAAATCGGAGATCAAATTCCTGGATTGAAACATTGTTTTGCGTTTAGTCCAGCGTTGGATCCCAAAAGTGCGACGATAAAAATGGATGAACACCCTTTTTTGAGAAAGTATTTTTTGAATTCATGGAAATCGTCGCTCGTAAAGAAGGCTAATTTATTTCCGCATTTATATTCTTTTCATGATTTAGATGATTATCAATCAGTAATGCATTTAACAGAAAAAATGGTGAAAGAGTTCTCGCAGTTTTTATCTGTAGATGAGTATTTTAATTCGTATACATTGAATGATTTGTTTTTTAAGTCAGTAAGGATTCCGACGACAATTCTTACTTCAATGGATGACCCCGTCATTCCCTGGAAAGAATTTGCCGACATTCCACCTTCTTCGTATCTTGAAGTAGTGATCGAATCAAAAGGTGGGCATTGTGGATTTATTGAAGATTTGAATCGTTCTTCTTATTATTGGAAATTGATGGAAAAAAAGATGGGTTGA
- a CDS encoding helix-turn-helix domain-containing protein, whose product MSEFKRTGVWVAQWMEDLGLTPNQTKLFAEIYSLDAKGGCFASNEYLGKVLKLKRDTISRLVSALKKKGLLKQTGFDGRRRFLKPVITGLNSELDFGTASKSSSGQEITTRMGMESEADPSLNAMSNLKYKVNKNIHKNFLKNAKDKDWKEFLTWSEKQLSFSTSLALSRLAGPEVLTGWQLSYWKRFKGNPR is encoded by the coding sequence ATGAGTGAATTCAAAAGAACGGGCGTATGGGTTGCCCAATGGATGGAAGATTTGGGCCTTACTCCAAACCAAACAAAGTTATTTGCCGAAATATATTCATTAGATGCCAAAGGCGGATGTTTTGCATCAAATGAATATTTGGGAAAAGTTTTAAAATTAAAGAGAGATACGATTTCACGTTTGGTCTCCGCTTTGAAGAAAAAAGGACTATTAAAACAAACTGGGTTTGATGGAAGGAGACGTTTTTTGAAACCAGTAATTACCGGTTTGAATTCGGAGTTGGATTTTGGTACGGCGAGTAAGTCTTCTTCTGGTCAAGAGATAACAACCCGAATGGGAATGGAATCCGAGGCAGATCCTTCTTTGAATGCCATGTCTAATCTTAAATACAAAGTAAATAAAAACATACATAAAAATTTTTTAAAAAATGCTAAAGATAAGGATTGGAAAGAGTTTTTAACCTGGAGCGAAAAACAACTTTCCTTTTCTACTAGTTTGGCTCTTTCGAGACTTGCCGGTCCAGAAGTGTTGACTGGATGGCAACTTTCCTATTGGAAGCGTTTTAAGGGAAACCCAAGGTGA
- a CDS encoding ParA family protein — MKIITVANIKGGTSKSTTAIHLALALSKRGTTLAIDMDPQADLSDFFFPEEPVEFFDSGNTLSVLNAETTLAESVKSSNNIDVLPSIIELSDLSYLASKDFSMIPRLKNILLKADYDYVVIDTPGSGSSENIASYLPASTILIPVTPSKWAVRTVAQVLKKVDEAERFDEQSKKKSVMILPSQWGTSQKQMDLLQKLNTIKSLKILEPIPKNDSIRDRTETGKPLQEGSAPWKAFETLAEKLK, encoded by the coding sequence ATGAAGATCATAACTGTTGCCAATATCAAAGGTGGAACATCTAAATCCACAACTGCCATCCATTTAGCGCTAGCACTATCAAAAAGAGGTACAACACTAGCAATAGATATGGACCCTCAAGCCGACCTTTCGGACTTTTTCTTTCCTGAAGAACCTGTCGAGTTTTTCGATTCCGGAAATACCCTCTCCGTATTAAACGCAGAAACAACACTAGCAGAGTCAGTAAAATCATCAAACAACATCGACGTATTACCATCGATCATTGAACTATCTGATTTAAGTTACCTAGCATCAAAAGATTTTTCTATGATACCTCGCCTTAAAAACATCCTTCTAAAAGCAGACTACGATTACGTAGTAATAGACACACCTGGGTCAGGTTCTTCTGAAAATATTGCATCCTATCTCCCCGCTTCCACTATTCTAATTCCAGTCACGCCTTCCAAATGGGCTGTCAGAACCGTCGCCCAAGTATTAAAAAAAGTAGATGAAGCAGAAAGGTTCGACGAACAATCCAAAAAAAAATCAGTAATGATCCTTCCATCTCAATGGGGAACATCGCAAAAACAAATGGATCTTCTTCAAAAATTAAACACAATCAAATCGTTAAAAATTTTAGAACCTATACCAAAAAATGACAGCATCCGGGACCGTACGGAAACTGGCAAACCTCTACAAGAAGGAAGTGCACCCTGGAAAGCTTTCGAAACTTTAGCGGAGAAATTAAAGTAA
- a CDS encoding ParB/RepB/Spo0J family partition protein, whose translation MKNKANYNPADILSRASARTSSLNPFLKEEGTTQQNATEIPVDEILIESNPRKTFNESTIKELAESISQYGLLQPVVVRKKAGKYELINGERRFRAHKLLKKKTILAIVKNVEQIDISKLPEIKLVENLQREDLSESDLALSLQELKNRHKETNDQLAKRINKSGQWVKTKIAHAEILKETNINSNSDKSHPIFQIPTSLFTEIAPLDVSNRKKAIDYLLKGLEKKGDFPSRNDLREFVRPLKPSKLKQSKPKNNNLELKDLKNKLLKIKEKISQLQNEKSIVEEAIRKFKK comes from the coding sequence ATGAAAAACAAAGCAAATTATAACCCAGCCGATATCCTTTCAAGGGCATCGGCAAGAACCTCATCCTTAAACCCATTCCTTAAAGAAGAAGGAACCACTCAACAGAATGCAACAGAAATCCCTGTTGATGAAATCTTAATAGAAAGTAACCCCCGAAAAACTTTTAACGAATCTACAATCAAAGAACTTGCTGAATCCATTTCCCAATATGGACTATTACAACCTGTTGTTGTAAGAAAAAAAGCAGGTAAATATGAACTTATCAACGGAGAGAGAAGGTTTCGTGCCCACAAACTTCTAAAGAAAAAAACCATTTTAGCCATCGTCAAAAATGTGGAACAAATCGACATTTCCAAATTGCCAGAAATCAAATTAGTGGAAAATCTACAAAGAGAAGATCTGTCAGAATCTGATTTGGCTCTTTCTCTCCAGGAACTTAAAAACAGACACAAAGAAACCAACGACCAGCTAGCTAAACGTATCAACAAATCAGGCCAGTGGGTAAAAACAAAAATTGCACATGCGGAAATATTAAAAGAAACAAACATCAATTCTAATTCCGACAAAAGTCATCCTATCTTTCAAATCCCAACAAGTTTATTTACAGAAATTGCACCTCTTGACGTATCCAATAGAAAAAAGGCAATTGACTACCTTCTTAAAGGTTTAGAAAAAAAAGGTGACTTCCCATCTCGCAATGATCTTAGAGAATTTGTTCGTCCCTTAAAACCAAGTAAACTAAAACAATCGAAACCAAAAAATAACAATCTAGAGCTAAAAGACCTAAAAAACAAACTGCTCAAAATAAAAGAAAAAATTTCCCAACTCCAAAACGAAAAATCAATCGTGGAAGAGGCAATTCGAAAGTTTAAAAAATAA
- a CDS encoding helix-turn-helix domain-containing protein, producing MKTSRTGIWIPVWIEKLNLSHSQTKLYAEIVSLHEKGGCFASNRYFGELLGLKMDTVSRLITSLKKLGLLEQTGFDGRKRFLRPIFSQPTVKELQTFTKPLEKNPIVKTETDRISFPSRFPKKSNAGLEKIQPSYTSTIKVHTNVQNKPSWEEFKSWSEKSLSISTYTQISRLTSPDFLQGTLSLIWKNWMETQNKNFQWKEAGKCV from the coding sequence ATGAAAACAAGTCGAACAGGAATTTGGATTCCCGTTTGGATAGAGAAATTGAACCTTTCTCATAGCCAAACTAAGTTATATGCAGAAATTGTATCTCTCCACGAAAAAGGAGGATGTTTCGCCTCTAACCGTTATTTTGGAGAATTACTGGGCCTTAAAATGGACACAGTTTCAAGACTCATTACCTCACTAAAGAAACTGGGTCTTTTGGAACAAACAGGATTTGATGGTAGAAAACGATTTTTAAGACCAATATTTTCGCAACCAACTGTGAAAGAATTACAAACATTCACTAAACCCTTGGAAAAAAATCCAATAGTAAAAACAGAGACAGACCGAATTTCATTCCCGAGCAGGTTCCCGAAAAAATCCAATGCAGGTTTGGAAAAAATTCAGCCTTCTTATACTAGTACAATAAAGGTACATACAAATGTACAAAATAAACCGTCATGGGAAGAATTTAAAAGTTGGAGCGAAAAGTCGTTATCAATTTCTACTTATACTCAAATTTCTAGACTAACTTCACCAGACTTTTTACAAGGGACTTTAAGTTTGATTTGGAAAAACTGGATGGAAACGCAAAACAAAAACTTTCAATGGAAAGAAGCAGGTAAATGCGTTTAA